In Vitis vinifera cultivar Pinot Noir 40024 chromosome 11, ASM3070453v1, a genomic segment contains:
- the LOC100264670 gene encoding suppressor of mec-8 and unc-52 protein homolog 2 codes for MASSKRNHKEKIIRRKEEKPEEPELPKYRDRAKERREDQNPDYEPTELGSFHAVAPPGTVDLRSTDANKISIEHSKYLGGDVEHTHLVKGLDYALLHKVRSEIEKKPEVGDDADGKSRVSNEDQPLSFRTATAKSVYQWIVKPQTVVKSNEMFLPGRMAFIFSMEGGFSSDIPTTLHRSKADCPVPEEMVTVGVDGSVLDRIAKIMSYLRLGSSGKVLKKKKKERDVKGKISTVGNEFDEEKKPSKLDGGMSKNQTERESLPPPLPPRKNYVDSREKHGPSVARSEQDDIFVGDGVEYDIPSKDMSQSPVSEDMEESPRNKERISYLSEPAYGPVPPSEPQEWQQTNGYDAMQAQALAAGYQGDWQEYQYAEQMAYPEQYLQQNMQTYDVQAGMGIPQDPRFMTQEEKDRGLGSVFKRDDQRLQQLREKDAREKDPNFISESYSECYPGYQEYNREVVDSDDEDDLSKMDMGGRAKGRLHRWDFETEEEWATYNEQKEAMPKAAFQFGVKMQDGRKTRKQNKDQKLTNELHKINKILARKKMEKGEMNDDGGRYDDDSQPGKKLRI; via the exons ATGGCGTCGTCGAAGAGGAATCATAAAGAGAAGATAATTCGTCGAAA AGAAGAGAAACCAGAAGAACCGGAGCTACCGAAGTATAGGGATCGTGCAAAGGAGCGGAGAGAGGATCAAAATCCGGATTACGAACCAACTGAACTCGGCTCTTTTCATGCGGTTGCTCCTCCTGGCACCGTCGACCTTAG GTCAACTGACGCCAACAAGATATCCATCGAGCACAGCAAGTACCTCGGAG GGGATGTGGAACACACGCATTTGGTCAAAGGCTTGGACTATGCTTTGCTTCATAAAGTGAGAAGTGAGATTGAAAAGAAACCGGAAGTTGGAGATGATGCTGATGGAAAGTCCAG AGTATCCAATGAGGACCAGCCATTGTCATTTCGCACTGCAACTGCAAAg TCAGTGTATCAGTGGATTGTCAAGCCCCAAACTGTTGTCAAGTCAAACGAGATGTTCCTCCCTGGTAGAATGGCATTTATTTTTAGCATG GAGGGTGGATTTTCTAGTGACATTCCAACGACCCTGCATAGAAGTAAAGCTGACTGTCCAGTGCCGGAG GAAATGGTTACTGTCGGCGTTGATGGTTCTGTGCTGGACCGAATTGCTAAAATCATGTCATATCTTCGCCTGGGATCATCTGGGAAGGTtctcaagaagaagaagaaggagagagATGTCAAAG GAAAGATATCAACTGTTGGTAATGAATTTGATGAAGAGAAGAAGCCATCAAAGCTTGATGGTGGAATGTCAAAGAATCAAACCGAAAGGGAAAGCCTGCCACCACCTTTACCTCCCAGGAAAAATTATGTTGATTCAAGAGAGAAACATGGTCCATCTGTTGCTAGATCTGAACAGGATGACATATTTGTTGGGGATGGTGTTGAATATGATATTCCCAGTAAAGACATGAGTCAGAGCCCTGTCTCCGAGGACATGGAGGAGTCTCCTCGAAACAAGGAAAGAATTTCCTATCTCAGTGAACCTGCTTATGGTCCAGTTCCGCCCTCTGAGCCTCAGGAATGGCAACAAACG AATGGATATGATGCTATGCAAGCACAAGCATTGGCTGCTGGCTACCAGGGAGACTGGCAGGAGTACCAATATGCTGAGCAAATGGCTTATCCTGAACAATATCTCCAGCAGAACATGCAAACATATGATGTGCAGGCAGGTATGGGCATTCCTCAGGATCCACGCTTCATGACTCAAGAAGAGAAGGATCGGGGTTTGGGGTCCGTGTTCAAGCGGGATGATCAAAGGCTGCAGCAACTGAGGGAGAAAGATGCTCGAGAGAAGGATCCCAACTTCATATCAGAAAGTTACTCTGAATGCTATCCTGGGTATCAGGAGTACAACCGTGAGGTTGTGGAcagtgatgatgaagatgactTGTCAAAAATGGACATGGGTGGACGT GCTAAGGGTCGTCTACATCGGTGGGACTTTGAAACAGAGGAGGAATGGGCAACATATAACGAGCAGAAGGAAGCAATGCCAAAAGCTGCATTCCAGTTTGGTGTGAAGATGCAAGATGGTAGAAAGACAAGAAAGCAAAACAAGGACCAGAAGCTCACCAACGAGCTCCACAAGATCAACAAGATACTTGccagaaagaaaatggagaagggTGAGATGAATGATGATGGAGGCCGCTATGATGATGATTCACAACCTGGGAAGAAGCTTCGGATATGA
- the LOC100247462 gene encoding GDSL esterase/lipase 5, with amino-acid sequence MASLISEFGYWVTSIAIISSVFCAGAWGQPSEKTSAFFIFGDSTVDPGNNNYINTIPENRADYKPYGQNGFFDHPTGRFCEGRIIVDFIAEYANLPLIPPFFQPSADFINGVNFASGGAGILSETNQGLVIDLQTQLKNFEEVQKSLTEKLGDEEAKELMSEAVYFISIGSNDYMGGYLGSPKMRELYHPEAYVGMVIGNLTQAIQVLYEKGGRKFGFLSLSPLGCLPALRALNPKASEGGCLEEACALALAHNNALSAVLRSLEHTMKGFMYSKSNFYNWLNDRINNPSKYDFKDGVNACCGAGPYGGVFSCGGTKKVTEYQLCENPHEYIWWDSFHPTERIHEQFAKALWDGPPFSVGPYNLQELFWSKEKKRMTIADIVDDPDNPIAG; translated from the exons ATGGCGAGCCTGATTTCAGAATTTGGCTACTGGGTCACCTCCATAGCCATAATATCATCAGTATTTTGTGCTGGGGCATGGGGACAGCCATCGGAGAAGACCAGCGCCTTCTTCATCTTCGGAGACTCAACTGTCGATCCCGGCAACAACAATTACATCAACACCATCCCTGAAAACAGAGCAGACTACAAGCCATATGGCCAGAATGGCTTCTTCGATCACCCCACTGGCCGCTTCTGTGAAGGCCGAATAATCGTTGATTTCATCG CTGAGTATGCTAATCTGCCATTGATTCCTCCATTTTTTCAACCATCCGCTGATTTCATTAATGGCGTCAACTTTGCCTCTGGTGGGGCTGGCATTCTTTCTGAAACCAATCAGGGCTTG GTGATTGATCTTCAAACACAGTTGAAGAACTTTGAAGAGGTGCAAAAATCATTAACAGAGAAGTTGGGAGATGAGGAGGCTAAGGAACTGATGTCAGAAGCTGTCTATTTTATTAGCATTGGCAGCAATGATTATATGGGCGGCTATCTGGGAAGTCCTAAAATGCGAGAGTTATACCATCCCGAAGCTTATGTTGGGATGGTGATCGGGAACTTGACTCAGGCAATTCAG GTCTTATATGAAAAAGGAGGCAGGAAGTTTGGTTTCCTGAGCTTGTCTCCACTAGGTTGTTTACCTGCCCTGAGGGCTCTGAACCCCAAAGCCAGTGAAGGTGGCTGCTTGGAAGAGGCTTGTGCTCTTGCACTTGCACATAATAATGCTTTGTCTGCTGTCCTCAGAAGCCTTGAACACACGATGAAAGGGTTCATGTACTCCAAATCCAACTTCTATAATTGGCTTAATGACAGAATAAACAATCCCTCCAAGTATG ATTTCAAGGATGGGGTGAATGCATGCTGTGGAGCAGGGCCCTATGGGGGCGTCTTCAGTTGTGGTGGAACAAAGAAGGTAACTGAGTACCAGTTATGTGAGAACCCACATGAGTACATATGGTGGGATTCTTTCCATCCAACGGAGAGAATCCATGAGCAGTTTGCTAAGGCTCTCTGGGATGGACCTCCTTTCTCTGTAGGCCCATATAATCTACAAGAACTCTTCTGGAGCAAGGAGAAGAAGCGCATGACCATTGCTGACATAGTGGATGACCCGGATAATCCAATCGCTGGATGA
- the LOC100242383 gene encoding uncharacterized protein LOC100242383, translating to MATSQGKVSYSSLSKLEKGNTNLYYDDDFSDSVWAMPQGSRSSKQDYSYQYPLQSEDFVDEECDSIEEPCNSTQQYGMPPEVNLKNVLGGIFAILTGRNKGIGDAGSQQSPTSNVSFLGSGKNGDSFLHPSVYIPSAPPLLEPSGINYSAYKEVLDAEPPEWVPDSSTTVCMQCTAPFTALTRGRHHCRFCGGIFCRACTKGRSLLPVKFRERNPQRVCDACYDRLDPLQNILINSISNAAQVAKHDVMDWTCTRGWLNLPVGLSMEHEIYKSANTLRSYYQVARLNPERSIPLAVLKGARGLAIITVAKAGMLVSYKLGTGLVVARRSDGSWSAPSAIFSVGLGWGAQIGGELMDFIIVLHGSKAVKTFCSRMHFSLGAGCSAAAGPVGRVLEADLRAGDRGSGMCYTYSCSKGAFVGVSLEGNIVATRMDTNLRFYGDPYLTTADILLGTVDRPKAAEPLYTALKDLYSKLQH from the exons ATGGCTACGTCCCAGGGGAAAGTTTCATATTCTTCCCTTTCTAAGCTAGAGAAGGGAAATACCAACTTGTACTATGATGATGACTTCAGTGATTCTGTCTGGGCTATGCCCCAGGGCTCAAGGTCCTCCAAACAAGATTACTCCTACCAATACCCCCTCCAGTCCGAGGATTTTGTTGATGAGGAATGCGATTCAATTGAGGAGCCTTGTAACTCTACGCAGCAATATGGTATGCCTCCTGAGGTGAACTTGAAAAATGTTTTGGGTGGGATATTTGCAATTTTGACTGGGCGGAATAAAGGCATCGGTGATGCAGGAAGCCAGCAGTCCCCCACTTCAAATGTTTCATTTCTTGGGTCCGGAAAGAATGGAGATAGTTTCTTGCATCCTTCGGTTTACATACCTAGTGCCCCACCACTTCTGGAGCCAAGTGGGATTAACTATAGTGCTTACAAGGAAGTTTTGGATGCTGAACCCCCAGAATGGGTTCCCGACAGTTCTACCACAGTTTGCATGCAGTGCACTGCCCCCTTCACAGCTCTTACACGTGGAAGACATCATTGTCGGTTTTGTGGGGGGATATTCTGCAGAGCATGCACTAAAGGAAGGTCTTTGCTGCCCGTTAAGTTCAGAGAGAGGAATCCACAAAGGGTGTGTGATGCCTGCTATGATAGGCTTGATCCTCTACAGAATATTCTAATTAATAGCATTAGCAATGCTGCACAAGTTGCAAAGCATGATGTGATGGACTGGACATGTACACGAGGATGGCTGAATCTTCCAGTTGGTTTGTCCATGGAACATGAGATATACAAGTCAGCTAATACATTGAGGAGCTACTACCAG GTTGCTAGATTGAACCCTGAGAGGTCCATTCCCTTAGCAGTTCTGAAAGGAGCCAGAGGCTTGGCTATTATAACAGTTGCTAAAGCTGGCATGCTAGTTTCTTACAAACTTGGCACTGGTTTGGTTGTTGCCCGAAGGTCAGATGGATCATGGTCTGCACCATCTGCCATATTCTCTGTCGGTTTAGGATGGGGTGCTCAG ATTGGGGGTGAGCTCATGGACTTCATAATTGTGCTTCATGGTTCCAAAGCTGTGAAGACATTTTGTAGTCGCATGCATTTTTCTCTTGGTGCTGGTTGCAGTGCTGCTGCAGGACCTGTAGGAAGAGTGTTGGAAGCAGATCTCCGAGCTGGAGATAGAGGTTCTGGCATGTGTTATACATACAGTTGTAGCAAAG GTGCATTTGTTGGAGTGTCATTGGAAGGGAACATTGTTGCAACAAGGATGGATACAAACCTACGGTTCTATGGTGATCCTTACCTCACCACAGCCGACATTCTACTTGGGACAGTGGACAGACCAAAGGCTGCTGAGCCCTTGTATACTGCCCTTAAAGACCTCTACTCCAAACTGCAGCATTAG
- the LOC100242326 gene encoding phosphoinositide phosphatase SAC3, whose product MASENESPRQQPRPSHACMQKFRLYETHSKFYMIGRDKTRTYWRVLKIDRLDPSELNIREDSTTYTESECSDLLRRINEGNRSTGGLRFVTTCYGIVGFIKFLGPYYMLLITERRQIGVICGHTVYAVSKSEMIPLPNPDVQINMAYSMNENRYKKLLCMVDLTKDFFFSYSYHVMRSLQRNLCDNETGQVLYETMFVWNEFLTRGIRNHLQNTVWTVALVYGFFKQAKFSISGRDFKLTLIARRSRHYAGTRYLKRGVNEKGRVANDVETEQIVFEDVPEGSPIQISSIVQNRGSIPLFWSQETSRLNIKPDIILSKKDQNYEATRLHFENLVKRYGNPIIILNLIKTHEKRPRESILRAEFANAIEYINKDLSEENRLKFLHWDLHRHSRSKATNVLLLLGRVASYALTLTGFFYRQVTPDLKPEDCLKGPQLENSDMSDLSLHENCESHNEDDDNLERKFSGGNNIANGNHSVKPPMLQKGVLRTNCIDCLDRTNVAQYAYGLAALGRQLHALGVIDVPKIDLDAPLADDLMGFYERMGDTLAHQYGGSAAHNKIFSERRGQWKAATQSQEFFRTLQRYYSNAYMDAEKQAAINVFLGHFQPQQGKPALWELNSDQLYNTGRNGQTNIDENGRSFFKRCYSDGNILCESSSPAQETNVKQEKLSNSVLPNRSQGGSKVLSESSPEISTSESDMALARYTPSMPRRQLFVDMQRDRCLEDHSYNNEHGDLYNCSNFVDLDWLSSSGNSCEEEPYDRSMLMNSPVSGQSSENVVNGIMGETTPCTSQYGSSMRGKERSGTELSSDIEQNAEVLEEFSDSFVHWVNNGETLCF is encoded by the exons ATGGCTTCTGAGAACGAGTCTCCCCGTCAGCAACCCCGTCCCTCCCACGCTTGTATGCAGAAATTCAGACTCTACGAGACTCATTCT AAATTTTATATGATCGGGAGGGACAAGACTAGAACATATTGGAGAGTGCTAAAGATTGACAGGTTGGACCCCTCTGAGCTAAACATACGTGAGGATTCTACGACATACACAGAAAGTGAATGCTCTGATCTTTTGAGACGGATAAACGAAGGAAACAGGTCCACTGGTGGACTTAGATTTGTCACTACTTGTTATGGAATTGTTG GCTTCATTAAATTTTTGGGTCCATATTACATGCTGCTTATCACAGAAAGAAGGCAGATTGGTGTGATCTGTGGCCACACGGTATATGCTGTCTCCAAGAGTGAGATGATTCCACTTCCAAATCCTGATGTTCAGATCAATATGGCTTATTCTATGAATGAGAACAG ATACAAGAAGCTCCTATGCATGGTGGATCTTACAAAGGATTTCTTTTTCAGCTACTCATACCATGTTATGCGTAGTCTTCAAAGGAACTTGTGTGATAATGAGACAGGGCAGGTCCTTTATGAAACTATGTTTGTCTGGAATGAATTCTTAACTCGGGGAATACGGAATCACCTCCAGAATACAGTTTGGACAGTTGCATTGGTATATGGATTTTTCAAGCAG GCCAAATTTTCTATCTCTGGACGGGACTTTAAACTCACCCTCATTGCAAGGCGTTCACGACATTATGCTGGCACCAG GTATTTGAAAAGAGGTGTAAATGAGAAAGGCAGAGTAGCTAATGATGTTGAGACAGAACAGATTGTGTTTGAAGATGTCCCTGAAGGGTCTCCCATTCAAATTAGTTCTATTGTCCAGAATCGTGGCTCAATCCCTCTCTTTTGGTCACAGGAAACGTCACGCTTGAATATTAAACCTGATATTATAT TGTCAAAGAAGGATCAAAATTATGAAGCCACCAGACTTCACTTTGAAAATCTTGTCAAGAGATATGGCAACCCTATAATCATTTTGAACTTGATTAAG aCACATGAGAAGAGGCCTCGAGAGTCCATTCTTCGTGCTGAGTTTGCTAATGCAAttgaatatattaataaagattTATCAGAGGAAAACCGCCTCAAGTTCCTTCACTGGGATCTACACAGACATTCTCGGAG CAAAGCTACAAATGTTTTGCTACTTCTGGGAAGAGTGGCCTCATATGCGTTGACGTTAACGGGTTTCTTTTATCGTCAAGTGACACCTGACTTGAAACCTGAGGATTGTTTGAAAGGGCCTCAACTTGA GAACTCTGATATGAGCGACTTATCTCTCCATGAAAATTGTGAGAGTCACAACGAGGATGATGATAATTTGGAGAGGAAATTTAGTGGAGGTAACAATATTGCTAATGGAAATCATTCTGTCAAGCCACCAATGCTCCAAAAGGGGGTGCTCAGGACCAATTGCATAGACTGCCTGGATCGGACTAATGTTGCACAGTATGCATATGGCCTGGCAGCTCTTGGTCGCCAGCTTCATGCTTTAGGTGTTATAGATGTCCCAAAAATAGATCTTGATGCTCCTTTAGCTGATGATTTAATGGGGTTTTATGAAAGAATGGGTGACACACTTGCACACCAATATGGTGGCTCAGCTGCTCATAACAAG ATATTCTCTGAGAGAAGGGGTCAGTGGAAAGCAGCAACTCAGTCCCAGGAATTCTTCAGAACTCTTCAGCGGTACTACAGCAATGCGTACATGGATGCAGAGAAACAAGCTGCAATTAATGT ATTCCTGGGGCACTTCCAGCCACAACAGGGTAAACCTGCATTGTGGGAGCTAAATTCTGACCAACTTTACAATACAGGGAGGAATGGACAAACAAATATAGATGAAAATGGAAG GTCATTTTTCAAAAGATGTTATTCAGATGGAAACATACTTTGTGAAAGCAGCTCACCTGCCCAAGAAACAAATGTCAAGCAGGAGAAACTTTCTAACTCAGTTTTGCCTAATCGATCACAAGGGGGAAGCAAGGTTCTTTCAGAGTCATCACCGGAAATTTCAACTTCCGAAAGTGATATGGCATTGGCAAG GTATACTCCCTCAATGCCTCGCAGGCAGCTTTTTGTAGACATGCAACGAGACCGGTGCCTTGAAGATCATAGTTACAATAATGAACATGGGGATTTGTATAACTGCTCAAACTTTGTTGATCTAGACTGGCTGTCTTCCTCTGGAAATTCATGCGAGGAGGAGCCATATGACAG GTCAATGCTTATGAACTCTCCAGTTTCTGGGCAGTCATCAGAGAATGTTGTCAATGGAATAATGGGAGAAACAACCCCATGCACAAGTCAATACGGATCCAGCATGAGG GGAAAGGAGCGGAGCGGAACAGAGCTATCATCTGATATTGAGCAGAATGCAGAGGTTCTTGAGGAATTTTCTGATAGTTTTGTTCACTGGGTAAACAATGGAGAGACACTTTGTTTTTGA